A region from the Aegilops tauschii subsp. strangulata cultivar AL8/78 chromosome 5, Aet v6.0, whole genome shotgun sequence genome encodes:
- the LOC109771398 gene encoding disease resistance protein Pik-2 isoform X2 has product MVSALAGVMTSVIGKLTTLLGEEYAKLKGVHREVEFMKDELSSMNALLQRLAEVDRDLHVQTKQWRDQVREMSYDIEDCIDDFMKNLGQTDIAKRAGLVQSVIQQLKALRARHQISSQIQGLKARVEDASKRRMRYKLDERTFEHGISRAIDPRLPSLYAEPDGLVGIDKPRDGLIKCLMEGVGASVQQQKVISIVGPGGLGKTTLANEVYRKLEGQFQCRAFVSLSQQPDVKKILRSILSQVSQQEYANIDVWDEEKLINAIREFLKNKRYFVIIDDIWSNQAWKIIKCALFPNDVGSKIMTTTRSITIAKLCCSPQHDHVYEIMPLTEANSKSLFLKRIFGLGDMCPPKLEEVSSEIMKKCGGSPLAIITVASLLANKASTNEEWERVYNSIGSTLEKDPGVEEMRKILSLSYDDLPHHLKTCLLYLSIFPEDCEIKRDQLIRRWIAEGFINTEGGQDLEEIGDGYFCDLINRSMVQPVRIQYDGRVYSCRVHDMILDLLISKSIEENFVTFFGGQNQKLVLQHKIRRLSLNCYSQEHIAVPSTAIISHCRSLSIFGYAEQMPPLSKFRVLRVLDIENGEDMESSFIEHVSTLCQLKYLRLDVRSISAFPEQLGELQHLQTLDIRWTKIRKLPKSIVQLQNMTCLRVNNLELPEGIGNLHALQELREIKVKWDSLASSLLELGSLTKLRILGLRWCIIDTHGNFTVGLAEGSKGTK; this is encoded by the exons ATGGTGAGCGCCTTGGCAGGGGTGATGACCTCTGTCATCGGCAAGCTCACCACCCTGCTCGGAGAGGAGTACGCAAAGCTGAAAGGTGTGCACCGGGAGGTGGAGTTCATGAAAGATGAGCTGAGCAGCATGAACGCGCTCCTTCAGAGGCTGGCAGAAGTGGACCGTGATCTTCATGTGCAGACGAAGCAATGGAGGGACCAAGTCCGGGAGATGTCTTATGACATCGAGGATTGCATAGACGACTTTATGAAAAACCTTGGCCAAACTGACATTGCTAAGAGAGCAGGGCTTGTCCAAAGTGTGATCCAGCAGCTCAAGGCGCTGAGGGCGCGCCATCAAATATCCAGCCAAATCCAGGGGCTCAAGGCACGTGTTGAAGATGCAAGCAAGCGACGTATGAGGTATAAGCTCGATGAGCGCACCTTTGAGCATGGCATCTCAAGGGCCATCGACCCTCGTCTTCCATCACTCTATGCTGAGCCAGACGGGCTTGTTGGTATTGACAAGCCAAGAGACGGTCTCATCAAGTGCCTAATGGAGGGTGTGGGTGCATCGGTGCAGCAGCAAAAAGTGATATCTATTGTGGGTCCTGGGGGCCTCGGTAAAACTACACTTGCGAATGAGGTGTACCGTAAACTGGAAGGCCAGTTCCAGTGTcgggcttttgtttctttgtcgCAGCAGCCTGATGTGAAGAAGATCCTAAGAAGTATACTCTCTCAAGTCAGCCAGCAGGAGTACGCTAACATAGATGTCTGGGATGAGGAAAAGCTCATCAATGCAATCCGAGAATTTCTAAAGAACAAAAG GTACTTTGTCATCATTGATGATATTTGGAGTAATCAAGCATGGAAGATTATCAAGTGTGCTTTGTTTCCAAATGATGTTGGGAGCAAAATAATGACAACAACTCGCAGTATTACTATAGCCAAGTTATGTTGCTCTCCTCAGCATGATCATGTCTATGAAATAATGCCTCTTACTGAAGCCAACTCTAAGAGTTTATTTTTGAAACGTATATTTGGCTTGGGAGATATGTGCCCTCCTAAGTTGGAAGAAGTCTCCTCAGAGATAATGAAGAAATGTGGTGGTTCACCCTTGGCGATTATTACAGTGGCTAGCTTGCTGGCTAATAAAGCTAGTACAAATGAAGAATGGGAGAGGGTATATAACTCAATCGGTTCGACACTGGAAAAAGATCCCGGTGTAGAAGAGATGAGAAAAATATTATCCCTCAGCTATGATGATCTTCCCCATCATTTGAAGACATGTTTACTATACCTGAGTATATTTCCAGAAGACTGTGAGATTAAGAGGGATCAATTGATAAGGAGGTGGATTGCTGAAGGATTTATTAATACGGAGGGTGGACAAGATTTGGAGGAGATAGGAGATGGGTATTTCTGTGACCTTATCAATAGAAGTATGGTTCAGCCAGTGAGAATTCAATATGATGGTCGAGTTTATTCATGCCGAGTCCATGATATGATTCTTGATCTTCTTATATCCAAGTCAATTGAAGAAAATTTTGTTACCTTCTTTGGTGGCCAAAATCAGAAATTAGTGCTACAACATAAGATTCGTAGACTATCTCTGAACTGTTATTCCCAAGAGCACATCGCAGTTCCATCAACAGCGATCATTTCTCATTGCCGGTCGCTGAGTATATTTGGGTATGCTGAACAGATGCCTCCTCTTTCGAAGTTTAGAGTTCTGCGGGTACTTGATATAGAAAATGGTGAGGACATGGAAAGCAGTTTTATTGAACATGTAAGCACTCTTTGTCAGTTGAAATATTTGCGGCTCGATGTTAGAAGCATTTCTGCATTCCCTGAGCAATTAGGAGAACTACAGCATTTGCAGACTCTGGATATAAGATGGACAAAGATACGAAAATTGCCCAAAAGCATTGTTCAACTGCAAAATATGACATGTTTGCGTGTCAATAATCTTGAATTACCTGAAGGAATTGGGAATCTGCATGCTCTGCAGGAGCTAAGAGAGATCAAAGTCAAGTGGGACAGTTTGGCATCTTCTTTGCTGGAACTGGGCAGCCTGACTAAATTGAGGATTCTTGGGCTGCGCTGGTGCATCATCGATACACACG GTAACTTCACAGTCGGTCTAGCAGAAGGAAGCAAAGGAACAAAGTGA
- the LOC109771398 gene encoding disease resistance protein RGA5 isoform X1, whose protein sequence is MVSALAGVMTSVIGKLTTLLGEEYAKLKGVHREVEFMKDELSSMNALLQRLAEVDRDLHVQTKQWRDQVREMSYDIEDCIDDFMKNLGQTDIAKRAGLVQSVIQQLKALRARHQISSQIQGLKARVEDASKRRMRYKLDERTFEHGISRAIDPRLPSLYAEPDGLVGIDKPRDGLIKCLMEGVGASVQQQKVISIVGPGGLGKTTLANEVYRKLEGQFQCRAFVSLSQQPDVKKILRSILSQVSQQEYANIDVWDEEKLINAIREFLKNKRYFVIIDDIWSNQAWKIIKCALFPNDVGSKIMTTTRSITIAKLCCSPQHDHVYEIMPLTEANSKSLFLKRIFGLGDMCPPKLEEVSSEIMKKCGGSPLAIITVASLLANKASTNEEWERVYNSIGSTLEKDPGVEEMRKILSLSYDDLPHHLKTCLLYLSIFPEDCEIKRDQLIRRWIAEGFINTEGGQDLEEIGDGYFCDLINRSMVQPVRIQYDGRVYSCRVHDMILDLLISKSIEENFVTFFGGQNQKLVLQHKIRRLSLNCYSQEHIAVPSTAIISHCRSLSIFGYAEQMPPLSKFRVLRVLDIENGEDMESSFIEHVSTLCQLKYLRLDVRSISAFPEQLGELQHLQTLDIRWTKIRKLPKSIVQLQNMTCLRVNNLELPEGIGNLHALQELREIKVKWDSLASSLLELGSLTKLRILGLRWCIIDTHGNKEIFVENLVSSLCKLGRLNLRSLCIKSDYGYSIPLKEMYGYSIDFLLDSWFPSPHLLQKFQMDAYYFFPRVPVWIASLDNLSYLDININPVEEEALEILGGLPALLLLCLSSESSAQKQRLVISSNMFICLNDFRFTCWSNGKGLTFEAGAMPSLEKLEVPLDAGKDLDFGIQHLSSLMHVTVKIICGGATVQEVEASEDAIKSAVTHLPNHPTLEIRIWGDENMAEVGFKKNMVEEDQGKAEEEIQTSTQLI, encoded by the exons ATGGTGAGCGCCTTGGCAGGGGTGATGACCTCTGTCATCGGCAAGCTCACCACCCTGCTCGGAGAGGAGTACGCAAAGCTGAAAGGTGTGCACCGGGAGGTGGAGTTCATGAAAGATGAGCTGAGCAGCATGAACGCGCTCCTTCAGAGGCTGGCAGAAGTGGACCGTGATCTTCATGTGCAGACGAAGCAATGGAGGGACCAAGTCCGGGAGATGTCTTATGACATCGAGGATTGCATAGACGACTTTATGAAAAACCTTGGCCAAACTGACATTGCTAAGAGAGCAGGGCTTGTCCAAAGTGTGATCCAGCAGCTCAAGGCGCTGAGGGCGCGCCATCAAATATCCAGCCAAATCCAGGGGCTCAAGGCACGTGTTGAAGATGCAAGCAAGCGACGTATGAGGTATAAGCTCGATGAGCGCACCTTTGAGCATGGCATCTCAAGGGCCATCGACCCTCGTCTTCCATCACTCTATGCTGAGCCAGACGGGCTTGTTGGTATTGACAAGCCAAGAGACGGTCTCATCAAGTGCCTAATGGAGGGTGTGGGTGCATCGGTGCAGCAGCAAAAAGTGATATCTATTGTGGGTCCTGGGGGCCTCGGTAAAACTACACTTGCGAATGAGGTGTACCGTAAACTGGAAGGCCAGTTCCAGTGTcgggcttttgtttctttgtcgCAGCAGCCTGATGTGAAGAAGATCCTAAGAAGTATACTCTCTCAAGTCAGCCAGCAGGAGTACGCTAACATAGATGTCTGGGATGAGGAAAAGCTCATCAATGCAATCCGAGAATTTCTAAAGAACAAAAG GTACTTTGTCATCATTGATGATATTTGGAGTAATCAAGCATGGAAGATTATCAAGTGTGCTTTGTTTCCAAATGATGTTGGGAGCAAAATAATGACAACAACTCGCAGTATTACTATAGCCAAGTTATGTTGCTCTCCTCAGCATGATCATGTCTATGAAATAATGCCTCTTACTGAAGCCAACTCTAAGAGTTTATTTTTGAAACGTATATTTGGCTTGGGAGATATGTGCCCTCCTAAGTTGGAAGAAGTCTCCTCAGAGATAATGAAGAAATGTGGTGGTTCACCCTTGGCGATTATTACAGTGGCTAGCTTGCTGGCTAATAAAGCTAGTACAAATGAAGAATGGGAGAGGGTATATAACTCAATCGGTTCGACACTGGAAAAAGATCCCGGTGTAGAAGAGATGAGAAAAATATTATCCCTCAGCTATGATGATCTTCCCCATCATTTGAAGACATGTTTACTATACCTGAGTATATTTCCAGAAGACTGTGAGATTAAGAGGGATCAATTGATAAGGAGGTGGATTGCTGAAGGATTTATTAATACGGAGGGTGGACAAGATTTGGAGGAGATAGGAGATGGGTATTTCTGTGACCTTATCAATAGAAGTATGGTTCAGCCAGTGAGAATTCAATATGATGGTCGAGTTTATTCATGCCGAGTCCATGATATGATTCTTGATCTTCTTATATCCAAGTCAATTGAAGAAAATTTTGTTACCTTCTTTGGTGGCCAAAATCAGAAATTAGTGCTACAACATAAGATTCGTAGACTATCTCTGAACTGTTATTCCCAAGAGCACATCGCAGTTCCATCAACAGCGATCATTTCTCATTGCCGGTCGCTGAGTATATTTGGGTATGCTGAACAGATGCCTCCTCTTTCGAAGTTTAGAGTTCTGCGGGTACTTGATATAGAAAATGGTGAGGACATGGAAAGCAGTTTTATTGAACATGTAAGCACTCTTTGTCAGTTGAAATATTTGCGGCTCGATGTTAGAAGCATTTCTGCATTCCCTGAGCAATTAGGAGAACTACAGCATTTGCAGACTCTGGATATAAGATGGACAAAGATACGAAAATTGCCCAAAAGCATTGTTCAACTGCAAAATATGACATGTTTGCGTGTCAATAATCTTGAATTACCTGAAGGAATTGGGAATCTGCATGCTCTGCAGGAGCTAAGAGAGATCAAAGTCAAGTGGGACAGTTTGGCATCTTCTTTGCTGGAACTGGGCAGCCTGACTAAATTGAGGATTCTTGGGCTGCGCTGGTGCATCATCGATACACACGGTAACAAAGAAATTTTTGTGGAGAACTTGGTCTCATCACTCTGTAAACTGGGTAGACTCAACCTTCGATCTCTATGCATTAAGAGTGACTATGGTTATTCCATTCCTCTAAAAGAAATGTATGGTTATTCCATAGATTTCTTGCTGGATTCTTGGTTCCCATCCCCTCATCTCCTCCAGAAATTTCAGATGGATGCGTACTATTTCTTTCCCAGAGTTCCAGTTTGGATCGCGTCACTTGACAACCTCTCGTACCTAGATATCAATATTAACCCTGTAGAAGAGGAGGCATTAGAGATCCTTGGAGGGTTACCTGCTTTGCTGCTTCTGTGTTTGTCATCAGAATCATCTGCTCAAAAACAAAGACTCGTTATAAGCAGCAACATGTTCATATGCCTGAACGATTTCCGCTTCACCTGCTGGAGCAATGGCAAAGGACTGACATTTGAAGCTGGGGCCATGCCCAGTCTTGAGAAGCTGGAGGTTCCATTAGACGCAGGCAAGGATCTTGATTTTGGCATCCAGCACCTCTCTTCCCTTATGCATGTTACCGTGAAGATCATTTGCGGTGGTGCCACGGTTCAGGAGGTGGAGGCATCAGAGGACGCCATCAAGAGCGCAGTTACTCACCTTCCGAACCACCCCACACTGGAAATCCGAATATGGGGTGATGAAAATATGGCGGAGGTCggtttcaaaaaaaatatggtggaGGAGGACCAAGGGAAGGCTGAAGAGGAGATCCAGACAAGCACACAACTCATCTGA